One Paenibacillus sp. FSL W8-0186 genomic window carries:
- the hisJ gene encoding histidinol-phosphatase HisJ has product MIRRDGHTHTHFCFHGSGEHAERFVQQAVQKGFNQYSFTEHSPLPEKLVKSLPNDRDYVNALAMKYGDIDNYLEMCEGLRNKYSSTIDLMIGLELDFIQGMESFARELLDQYGHRMQDSILSVHFLIGKNGWRCVDSNPIDFKEGLIDYYGSVENVYHAYFDAVEESIDADLGPYKPKRISHLTLVEKFKRIYPLKNQDACRDRIVKLLKKIKAKNYELDVNVAGLYKPHCGDTYPSEWIVEEALTLGIPLVYGSDSHSVVDVGRSYDLYEKFIGGLH; this is encoded by the coding sequence TTGATTCGTAGGGATGGTCATACGCACACCCACTTCTGCTTTCATGGTTCTGGTGAGCATGCAGAACGGTTTGTTCAACAGGCAGTTCAGAAGGGATTTAACCAGTACAGTTTCACAGAACACTCCCCGTTGCCCGAGAAACTGGTGAAGTCATTGCCAAACGACCGTGATTATGTGAATGCCCTGGCAATGAAATATGGTGATATTGACAACTATTTGGAAATGTGCGAAGGGCTGCGAAATAAGTATAGCTCAACTATTGATTTAATGATTGGACTTGAGCTTGATTTCATACAAGGAATGGAATCATTTGCCCGAGAGTTATTGGATCAGTATGGTCATAGAATGCAGGATAGTATCCTGTCCGTACATTTTCTAATAGGAAAGAATGGTTGGAGATGTGTCGATTCAAACCCCATCGATTTTAAGGAGGGATTGATCGACTATTACGGGAGTGTCGAGAACGTATATCATGCGTACTTTGATGCAGTGGAAGAAAGTATTGATGCGGACTTAGGTCCTTACAAACCAAAACGAATCTCTCATCTTACCTTGGTAGAAAAATTCAAGAGAATATATCCGCTAAAAAATCAAGATGCGTGCCGGGACAGGATAGTAAAATTGTTAAAAAAAATCAAAGCCAAAAATTACGAGCTGGATGTTAATGTAGCGGGTTTATACAAGCCTCATTGCGGGGACACGTATCCTTCCGAGTGGATTGTTGAAGAAGCATTAACACTAGGAATTCCATTAGTATACGGTTCAGATAGTCACAGTGTTGTAGATGTAGGCAGGTCATATGATCTATATGAAAAATTTATAGGAGGGTTACATTAA
- a CDS encoding acyl carrier protein, with the protein MNHVQDIESQVKAILFNLFSNSNPDDITNQTDLYDIGLDSLNAIQLIVQLEDAFGISIDDDELLYENFNTIPKIVDIVKSKLVIENNAI; encoded by the coding sequence ATGAATCATGTACAAGATATTGAGAGCCAAGTGAAGGCGATTTTATTCAACCTTTTCAGCAACAGCAACCCGGATGATATAACTAATCAAACCGATCTTTATGATATTGGTTTGGATTCGTTAAATGCGATTCAACTTATTGTGCAATTAGAAGATGCTTTTGGTATATCAATTGATGACGATGAACTGTTGTACGAAAATTTCAACACCATACCTAAAATTGTTGACATAGTAAAAAGCAAACTCGTAATAGAAAACAACGCGATCTAG
- a CDS encoding AMP-binding protein: protein MIKFVHDILERSSRQHPTKCALQAGSNYYTYQDINSEVIRFETYLRNQGVTKGDRIIILLPNSFLSVVSIFSSSRLGAVFVHLNEEIVTQNLKHIIEDCEPKVIVTNTKNKAKHSLPWHRFIVVEEELYDCTVPSNQISSEVTTHIEEGDLVCLIYTSGSTGKPKAVMSSHANVTFAANAIQNCLHVKEQDIIGLFLPFSFDYGMYQIFLTFQVGAKLVLFPIETAGLKMIKSIHEFGITGLPIVPSMVQSISAQFNRENRPVNSLRFITSTGEKLKRANIHQLLTMFPQLLLYSMYGLTECKRVSILPSEEIIEKIDSIGKPLPGTECMIINRDGEKLPPNEIGELVVKGPHVMKGYWNNSNKNTKINFGTWNDENVLYTGDMCSIDEHGYLYFHGREDDIFKKNGYRISSIDVETAAMEIPNVVQAALVVAEEVTCLFVVTNLSENDLRKELSERIDKYAMPNKINIVPSLPLTSHSKVDKKKLKTFFSEV, encoded by the coding sequence ATGATCAAATTTGTGCATGATATTCTGGAACGGTCTAGTCGACAGCATCCTACAAAATGTGCGCTTCAAGCGGGTTCAAATTATTATACTTATCAGGACATAAATTCCGAAGTCATTCGCTTTGAAACTTACTTGCGTAATCAAGGAGTTACAAAGGGTGATCGAATTATCATTTTGCTCCCTAATAGTTTTCTATCGGTTGTTTCCATATTCTCGTCATCTAGGTTAGGGGCGGTTTTCGTTCATCTCAATGAAGAAATTGTCACTCAGAACTTAAAGCATATTATCGAAGATTGCGAACCGAAAGTGATCGTTACGAATACAAAAAATAAAGCAAAGCACTCCCTTCCGTGGCATCGATTCATCGTAGTTGAAGAAGAGTTATATGATTGCACTGTACCATCGAATCAAATAAGCTCCGAAGTCACAACTCATATCGAAGAGGGGGACTTGGTTTGCCTAATTTACACATCGGGAAGTACAGGTAAGCCTAAGGCAGTCATGTCATCGCATGCCAATGTAACCTTTGCCGCTAATGCGATTCAGAATTGCCTTCATGTGAAAGAACAAGACATCATTGGGCTATTTTTGCCTTTTTCCTTCGATTATGGAATGTACCAGATTTTCCTGACGTTCCAAGTGGGAGCCAAGCTTGTGTTATTTCCAATAGAAACTGCCGGTTTGAAGATGATTAAATCGATTCATGAATTTGGTATTACGGGCTTGCCTATCGTTCCATCTATGGTCCAATCTATATCGGCTCAATTCAATAGGGAAAACCGGCCGGTTAACAGCTTGAGGTTCATTACAAGCACCGGCGAGAAGCTCAAGAGAGCAAATATACATCAATTGCTTACCATGTTTCCCCAGTTACTCTTATATTCCATGTACGGTCTTACAGAATGCAAGAGAGTATCGATATTGCCATCCGAAGAGATTATTGAAAAAATCGATTCCATCGGAAAACCTCTGCCCGGAACCGAGTGCATGATTATTAATAGGGATGGGGAGAAACTGCCTCCAAACGAAATTGGTGAATTAGTCGTTAAGGGACCGCATGTGATGAAAGGCTATTGGAACAATAGTAATAAAAATACAAAAATTAACTTTGGCACATGGAACGATGAAAATGTCTTGTATACAGGTGATATGTGTAGTATAGATGAACACGGTTACCTCTATTTCCATGGTAGAGAGGATGATATTTTCAAAAAGAACGGTTATCGGATCAGTTCAATTGACGTCGAGACAGCGGCAATGGAAATTCCGAATGTCGTCCAAGCCGCTTTAGTTGTAGCTGAAGAAGTCACTTGTTTATTCGTTGTAACCAATCTTTCTGAGAATGATCTCCGTAAAGAGCTAAGCGAACGAATTGATAAATATGCGATGCCTAACAAAATTAATATCGTGCCTTCATTACCTTTAACATCACACAGCAAGGTAGATAAGAAGAAACTTAAAACCTTCTTTAGCGAAGTCTAG
- a CDS encoding decarboxylase codes for MDLQHLVSKYGSPLYTYDLAELKSAFKRLFNSLPDGSILFYSLKANPNPYIVKELVKQGCRCEVSSIAELRVALQAGGIAEQILYTGPAKTNNEMEEALKLGVIKYSCESTNELNKLSRLADKHRKKVQVILRVNPNHKYLRSSLSMTGVASQFGIDENKVAEIPLEFISSPYMDIIGFHVFNGTNSNDVNSMISSFTYSIQMAKRLSEQLGISLKFLDLGGGFGHPYAKKGNSADFSSIKTEISAVLDLELADWRQQLPEIAFESGRNLVAACGQYVCTVEEIKESKGEKFIILDGGINHLGGMSGLGRMQKFDMDYICQNDHASTDTISAAMVGPLCTPLDLLRRSQETQSLCVQDIIVIPNVGAYGLTASLMGFLSRETPVEVIYEDHTVCNATQIILNRQTIDNKKG; via the coding sequence ATGGATTTACAACACTTGGTTAGTAAGTACGGTAGTCCGTTATATACATACGATTTGGCTGAATTGAAGTCGGCCTTTAAGAGATTATTCAATTCGTTACCCGACGGTTCCATATTATTTTATTCATTAAAAGCAAATCCAAATCCTTATATAGTCAAAGAATTAGTAAAGCAGGGTTGCCGTTGTGAGGTCTCTTCAATAGCAGAGTTAAGAGTAGCCTTGCAAGCAGGAGGTATAGCGGAACAAATATTATATACCGGGCCGGCCAAAACGAACAATGAAATGGAAGAAGCACTCAAACTTGGCGTAATTAAGTATTCATGTGAATCGACGAATGAACTGAACAAACTTTCACGTTTGGCTGATAAACACCGGAAGAAGGTTCAAGTCATCTTACGTGTGAACCCTAATCATAAATATCTTCGCTCTAGTTTGTCTATGACCGGTGTAGCGTCTCAGTTCGGCATTGATGAAAACAAAGTCGCGGAAATACCTCTTGAGTTTATCTCTTCTCCCTATATGGATATTATTGGGTTCCATGTGTTTAATGGCACCAACTCGAATGACGTTAACAGCATGATCTCGTCCTTCACATACTCCATACAGATGGCTAAACGATTATCGGAACAACTAGGAATCAGTCTTAAGTTTTTGGACCTTGGCGGGGGATTTGGGCATCCGTACGCTAAAAAAGGGAATTCCGCAGACTTTTCTTCTATTAAGACAGAGATTAGTGCTGTTCTCGATCTGGAACTTGCCGATTGGAGGCAGCAATTACCGGAAATCGCTTTCGAGTCTGGAAGAAATTTGGTTGCGGCGTGTGGCCAATATGTGTGCACAGTTGAAGAAATTAAGGAGAGTAAGGGTGAAAAATTTATTATCCTTGACGGTGGAATTAACCACTTAGGCGGGATGTCAGGTTTGGGAAGAATGCAAAAGTTTGATATGGATTATATTTGCCAGAATGATCATGCTTCTACTGACACGATTTCCGCAGCCATGGTAGGTCCCTTGTGTACCCCATTAGACTTGCTGAGAAGAAGCCAAGAAACTCAAAGCCTATGCGTTCAAGACATTATTGTCATTCCTAACGTTGGCGCTTACGGATTGACGGCTAGTTTAATGGGTTTTTTAAGTAGAGAAACTCCGGTTGAGGTCATTTATGAGGATCATACTGTTTGTAATGCGACTCAAATTATTCTGAATCGACAGACCATCGACAATAAAAAGGGGTGA
- the ytxJ gene encoding bacillithiol system redox-active protein YtxJ, which produces MNWREITTLEEWNEMLAKSTERGQVILKHSTTCPVSSNALHEYEQYLQDAPNPDLDYTLVKVIESRPVSNQIAEDLNVKHESPQIIFIKDKAKYWTTSHWSVTKAHMTAVLD; this is translated from the coding sequence ATGAACTGGAGAGAAATAACGACACTTGAAGAGTGGAATGAAATGTTGGCTAAATCAACAGAGCGCGGACAGGTGATTTTAAAACATAGCACAACTTGTCCTGTTAGCTCCAATGCGCTTCATGAATATGAGCAATATTTGCAGGATGCGCCCAATCCAGATTTGGATTATACGCTAGTGAAGGTTATCGAATCCCGTCCGGTGTCAAACCAAATTGCCGAGGATTTGAATGTTAAGCATGAGTCGCCCCAAATTATATTTATCAAGGATAAAGCCAAATACTGGACCACCTCCCACTGGTCGGTCACGAAGGCGCATATGACCGCAGTATTGGACTAA
- a CDS encoding glucose 1-dehydrogenase translates to MEKLVDKVAIITGGAAGIGRQTALLFAKEGAKVVITDVNENEGEKALQEIKAINEDALFIKHDVSNEGDWKNVVSQSTEKFGKIDVLFNNAGIYIIKPIPEIELDTWNKLMGINVTGVFLGLKHVLPVMEKQNKGSVINASSIAGLMGAPGHLLYGASKGAVRVMTKDAAAEYASRGIRINSIHPGYITTGMAEYASEVTHASKEELDAAYPLGRMGNPKEVAQLVLFLASDDSSFSTGAEFVVDGGATNILL, encoded by the coding sequence ATGGAAAAATTAGTTGATAAAGTTGCAATCATTACAGGCGGCGCTGCTGGGATTGGGAGACAGACGGCATTACTGTTTGCAAAAGAGGGAGCAAAAGTAGTCATTACAGATGTCAACGAAAATGAAGGCGAGAAGGCCTTGCAGGAAATAAAGGCGATTAACGAAGATGCACTCTTCATTAAACATGATGTTAGCAACGAGGGGGACTGGAAAAATGTCGTGTCCCAATCAACAGAAAAATTCGGTAAAATTGATGTTCTGTTTAACAATGCAGGCATTTATATTATCAAGCCGATTCCTGAAATTGAGCTGGATACATGGAATAAACTCATGGGGATTAATGTCACCGGTGTATTCCTTGGATTGAAACACGTTCTTCCAGTAATGGAGAAGCAGAATAAAGGCTCTGTTATTAACGCTTCCTCCATTGCCGGTCTAATGGGAGCTCCTGGTCATCTGCTTTACGGCGCAAGTAAAGGAGCTGTACGAGTTATGACGAAAGATGCAGCTGCGGAATATGCATCAAGAGGAATTCGCATTAACTCCATTCATCCTGGTTACATCACAACAGGTATGGCAGAATACGCGTCAGAAGTCACACACGCTTCTAAAGAGGAATTAGATGCCGCATATCCATTAGGAAGAATGGGAAATCCGAAGGAAGTAGCACAACTTGTACTATTCCTTGCATCTGATGACTCCTCCTTCTCAACAGGAGCAGAATTTGTTGTTGATGGTGGGGCAACAAATATCTTGTTATAA
- a CDS encoding MFS transporter has protein sequence MNKTVSGGLLMAALFLAALNLRLSINSISPILESIRNELNMSASLASLLTTIPVLCMGIFSPLAAKISGRWGLERVISWSLLLIGAGTLLRFFANSTISLIITALIARAGIASVGPLLSGFIKRYFVSTVPSMMPFIHSP, from the coding sequence ATGAATAAAACAGTATCAGGCGGCTTACTGATGGCTGCTCTCTTTTTGGCTGCACTTAATTTAAGATTGTCCATTAACTCTATTTCACCGATATTGGAGTCGATCCGGAATGAGTTAAACATGAGCGCTTCGCTGGCAAGCTTGCTCACAACAATTCCCGTACTCTGTATGGGGATCTTCTCGCCGTTGGCCGCTAAAATTAGCGGCCGCTGGGGACTGGAGCGTGTGATCAGTTGGTCTTTGCTTTTGATTGGAGCGGGGACGTTACTGCGATTTTTTGCAAATTCCACGATTTCGTTAATTATAACGGCTCTTATAGCCCGGGCAGGCATTGCGTCAGTAGGTCCGCTACTGTCCGGATTTATTAAGCGGTACTTCGTTTCAACCGTTCCGTCCATGATGCCGTTTATACACTCGCCTTAA
- a CDS encoding MFS transporter: MQTWLNSWQGALAVWGILGIIAVGVWALLLRRIKHGTDSGTNHSSGKIPWGNTKAWFLTLSFGLLAMLFYAVTAWLPPMIQSMGYSKWYAANALTIFAVVQIPAGLLMRSLLKKVTSRLLWLIVASLVELAGFIMIMFAIQPWIAAMLIGLGAGTLFSLNLLLPIDMTGNPQEAASWAAMTQSVGYVIGAAGPLILGWIHDTTHSFSAAIIGMIIVNLLMMGFQYLAVSKKPMKQADGIVRNA; encoded by the coding sequence CTGCAAACTTGGCTAAATTCATGGCAGGGGGCGCTCGCGGTTTGGGGGATATTGGGGATCATAGCTGTTGGTGTGTGGGCACTTCTTTTGCGTCGAATCAAGCACGGTACAGATTCTGGAACCAATCATTCCTCAGGGAAAATTCCCTGGGGAAATACCAAAGCATGGTTTCTAACGTTATCATTTGGCTTATTGGCTATGTTATTTTATGCGGTAACGGCTTGGCTGCCCCCGATGATTCAAAGTATGGGCTACAGTAAATGGTATGCGGCTAACGCATTAACGATCTTTGCCGTAGTTCAAATTCCCGCAGGACTGTTGATGCGTTCCTTATTGAAAAAAGTCACGTCCCGGTTGCTTTGGCTCATCGTTGCATCCCTGGTTGAATTAGCAGGCTTCATCATGATTATGTTCGCCATACAGCCTTGGATCGCAGCCATGTTGATCGGACTAGGAGCGGGAACGCTGTTTTCATTGAATTTATTGCTACCCATCGATATGACCGGCAATCCGCAGGAAGCTGCTTCTTGGGCAGCAATGACTCAATCTGTCGGTTACGTCATAGGTGCAGCAGGGCCCTTGATCCTTGGCTGGATACATGATACGACGCACAGCTTCTCAGCAGCCATCATTGGTATGATCATAGTAAATCTGCTCATGATGGGGTTTCAGTATTTGGCCGTGTCCAAGAAACCTATGAAACAAGCAGATGGCATAGTGCGTAATGCATAA
- a CDS encoding AAA family ATPase: MLTESPSIILITGIMASGKSTVAQLLSEQFEKSVHLRGDIFRKMIVNNRKEIHPDSGNDELDQLRLRYRLAAHSAEAYYQAGFTVVVQDVVVGPLLNDFISYIGKRPFYVVVLCPNTEVVAAREAARTKKGYGVWSVEELDGVLRNETPRIGLWLDSSELSPEETVNEILARLSNEALIS; encoded by the coding sequence ATGTTAACGGAAAGTCCCAGCATTATATTGATTACCGGGATCATGGCAAGCGGAAAATCGACAGTAGCGCAGTTGCTATCCGAGCAATTCGAGAAATCGGTGCATCTACGTGGAGATATTTTTCGGAAAATGATTGTAAATAACCGCAAAGAGATTCATCCAGATTCGGGAAATGATGAGTTGGATCAGTTGCGGCTGCGATATCGGCTGGCCGCACATTCAGCGGAGGCGTATTATCAAGCGGGATTTACAGTTGTAGTTCAAGATGTAGTTGTCGGACCTTTGCTAAATGATTTTATCTCGTATATCGGTAAACGCCCATTTTATGTAGTGGTGCTTTGTCCAAATACGGAGGTTGTTGCAGCAAGGGAGGCTGCTCGAACAAAGAAAGGGTACGGTGTTTGGAGCGTTGAAGAGCTAGACGGTGTTTTGCGAAATGAAACGCCTCGTATCGGACTATGGTTGGATTCATCAGAGTTGTCCCCTGAAGAGACCGTGAATGAAATTCTCGCGAGACTGTCCAACGAGGCATTGATTTCATAA
- a CDS encoding MFS transporter, with translation MLTKSFHRLWLSQALSTLGDVWYILALVTTLFHLSGSAMITALYPLLRVFGMTAGSTFAPVITPKFNLSRLLVICLGGQALGLSVLAMYMFTFGKGHPNIAILVGIVFLISILEGVAGPVRSSLVAVTVPEASLLKANSVLASVVQTFSLAGWALGSIVVSWLGAGQVLVLSTLLLCAGWWVSSLIRENETTLPNVTTAGSSWFSSIQTGWRHYYRVPKLRVLLWINVWEGLFMAVFAGALLLVFVGERLHVSEMWWGWINGAYLGGFVIMSLLISRLSGQVLNLGIMLVVGSGCFTAFTFGFGFLTSPLVALSVMLALGASQAVKDLAERTLYQTSIPTAELPPLFAAQSSLMSLLYGVSLLLSGWIADNLSIQALYIFAAIAFTLSFAGALVFQYRFGSLQKGARTKEEIVN, from the coding sequence TTGCTTACAAAATCATTCCACAGACTCTGGCTCAGTCAGGCTCTTTCGACTTTAGGAGACGTCTGGTATATTTTAGCACTTGTTACTACACTATTTCATCTATCCGGCTCGGCAATGATAACCGCGCTATATCCCCTGCTAAGGGTTTTCGGCATGACGGCCGGCAGCACCTTTGCGCCTGTCATCACACCCAAGTTTAACTTGAGTCGTCTTCTTGTCATTTGCCTTGGAGGGCAAGCCCTTGGGCTTAGCGTACTTGCGATGTACATGTTTACTTTTGGCAAAGGCCATCCAAATATCGCCATACTGGTTGGCATTGTATTCCTGATCTCGATTCTGGAAGGTGTAGCAGGGCCGGTAAGATCGTCTTTAGTTGCTGTAACTGTGCCCGAAGCTTCTCTGTTGAAAGCTAACAGTGTACTCGCGAGCGTCGTACAGACCTTCTCACTTGCCGGATGGGCTTTAGGGTCTATCGTCGTCTCTTGGCTCGGCGCTGGCCAAGTACTGGTCCTTTCAACCTTATTGCTTTGCGCTGGATGGTGGGTCTCTTCCCTGATCCGCGAAAATGAAACCACCCTACCCAATGTAACTACTGCCGGTTCTTCGTGGTTCAGTTCGATCCAGACAGGTTGGCGACACTATTATCGCGTTCCTAAACTGCGCGTACTGCTATGGATAAACGTTTGGGAAGGACTTTTCATGGCCGTGTTTGCTGGTGCACTCCTGCTCGTATTCGTAGGCGAACGTCTGCATGTAAGCGAGATGTGGTGGGGATGGATAAACGGCGCTTACTTAGGCGGGTTCGTCATCATGAGCCTTCTCATTAGCCGCCTATCGGGGCAAGTACTGAATCTCGGCATTATGCTCGTAGTAGGCAGTGGTTGCTTTACCGCGTTTACTTTCGGGTTTGGTTTTCTAACTAGCCCCTTGGTGGCGCTAAGTGTAATGCTTGCACTTGGGGCCTCGCAAGCAGTAAAAGATTTGGCGGAGCGTACGTTATATCAAACAAGCATTCCAACTGCAGAATTGCCACCGCTGTTCGCAGCCCAATCTTCGCTTATGTCTCTCCTCTATGGGGTCTCATTATTATTGTCGGGATGGATTGCAGATAATTTGAGTATTCAGGCGCTGTATATATTTGCAGCAATCGCTTTTACGCTTTCTTTCGCAGGGGCACTTGTATTCCAGTATAGATTTGGATCATTACAAAAAGGAGCAAGAACGAAGGAAGAAATAGTGAACTAG
- a CDS encoding GNAT family N-acetyltransferase encodes MDVDKLFSESPEFYTDRVHLRRIILKDITDYYDLASDPDVTAYTMWNTHHTLEESQNYIESVLRKYNNKEAYHWGIIERKSGKLIGRTGFISFDVNHDRTEIGFAISKKYWGQGIVVEATREILRYGFDTMGLNRIEGRCNHDNVGSRRVMEKLGMKFEGILRKQLKIKGNYADQKIYSLVKDDL; translated from the coding sequence ATGGATGTAGATAAATTATTCAGTGAATCCCCTGAATTTTATACAGATCGGGTACACCTAAGGCGTATTATCTTGAAAGACATTACTGATTACTATGATCTTGCCTCTGACCCGGATGTAACAGCATACACGATGTGGAATACTCATCACACCCTTGAAGAAAGTCAAAATTACATCGAGTCCGTGCTGAGAAAGTATAATAACAAGGAAGCATATCATTGGGGTATTATAGAACGCAAGAGTGGAAAACTCATTGGGAGAACAGGATTTATTAGTTTTGATGTAAATCATGATAGAACTGAGATTGGTTTTGCAATCTCTAAAAAATATTGGGGCCAAGGGATTGTAGTAGAAGCTACTCGGGAAATCCTTCGCTACGGGTTCGATACGATGGGGTTAAACCGGATTGAGGGAAGATGTAATCATGATAACGTAGGATCAAGACGAGTTATGGAGAAATTAGGGATGAAATTTGAAGGAATACTACGAAAACAATTGAAGATCAAGGGGAATTATGCGGATCAGAAAATATATTCATTAGTAAAAGACGATTTGTAA
- a CDS encoding alpha/beta hydrolase, whose product MSVVTVNGVQLYYEVVGSGKPIVFTHGASWNHKQWKQQVEYFSQFYQTIVWDVRGHGKSTLPEGRVDSEDFSKDLLGLLDHLQIESAALCGLSLGGHISLQTAIRYPKKVSGLILIGTPFTNTFNLYEKLAVPINRWSACFISMKTLAKLSANALSKFNPENKAYILEAVQMIPHNNWIRLWDAITRMESGDDLHSVQCPTLLLCGEHDSMTMRQQKYMEKHIQNTTLKVVHRAHHATNMDNPQQVNEYLKHFLERNI is encoded by the coding sequence ATGAGTGTTGTTACTGTAAACGGGGTTCAGCTCTACTATGAAGTAGTTGGATCGGGAAAACCCATTGTCTTTACGCATGGTGCTTCATGGAATCATAAACAGTGGAAACAACAGGTAGAATACTTCTCGCAGTTTTATCAAACTATTGTATGGGATGTAAGGGGGCATGGGAAATCTACTTTGCCTGAAGGTAGAGTAGATTCTGAGGATTTTAGCAAAGACTTGCTTGGTTTATTGGATCATCTCCAGATAGAGTCTGCGGCGTTATGCGGTTTATCTTTGGGAGGCCATATTTCTTTGCAAACGGCAATTCGATATCCTAAGAAAGTATCGGGCCTTATTCTAATTGGCACACCTTTTACAAACACATTTAATTTGTATGAAAAATTGGCCGTACCGATCAATCGCTGGTCTGCTTGCTTCATTTCCATGAAGACCCTAGCAAAACTATCTGCCAATGCATTATCCAAATTCAACCCGGAAAACAAAGCTTATATATTAGAGGCCGTGCAAATGATTCCACACAACAACTGGATTCGGCTGTGGGATGCGATCACTCGCATGGAAAGTGGTGATGATTTGCATTCCGTGCAATGCCCGACTTTATTACTATGCGGGGAGCATGATTCGATGACTATGAGACAACAAAAGTACATGGAAAAGCATATTCAAAACACTACATTGAAAGTAGTACATCGAGCTCATCATGCAACCAATATGGATAACCCGCAGCAGGTAAATGAGTATTTGAAGCACTTTTTAGAACGAAATATTTAA
- a CDS encoding DUF1259 domain-containing protein yields the protein MNNFNSVCEQFAHILKGKSTINQDACSVSLHRNFKVTVQGRMSRSVAPAEVMFESLDQSGNALCLAEIAILEEEIPRFMYSIIQQGLIVSALHNHWLYTRPLIMYIHIQSVEPPLNFAKKMAYSFSALSSYPVE from the coding sequence ATGAATAACTTTAATTCTGTTTGCGAGCAATTTGCTCATATTCTTAAAGGAAAAAGCACCATAAACCAAGATGCTTGTTCTGTATCATTGCATCGCAATTTTAAGGTAACTGTTCAAGGGCGCATGAGTAGGTCTGTTGCGCCAGCTGAAGTCATGTTTGAATCACTGGATCAAAGCGGTAACGCGCTATGCTTGGCTGAAATTGCAATTTTAGAAGAAGAAATTCCTCGCTTTATGTACTCGATAATCCAACAAGGATTGATTGTTAGTGCCTTGCATAACCACTGGTTATATACGAGACCTTTAATCATGTATATACACATCCAATCTGTTGAGCCTCCGTTAAATTTTGCAAAGAAAATGGCATATTCATTTTCAGCCTTAAGCAGTTATCCAGTTGAATGA